CCTCGGCGCCGCTATCGCCGCCGCTCTCGTCTCCCGAGCCGAGTACAGTCTCGAGCAGTCCGTCGTCCTCGGCTCCCTCGTCCTCCTCGTCTCGGTCGCCCTCGCTGTCGGCCTCCGCGTTCGACTCGCCCTCGTCGCCGGCGTCCGATTCGGCCGTCGCTTCCTCGCCGTCCCCAATCGACGACCGGAGTGCGTCGACGGCGCCCTCGAGTGCCCCCTCGTCGTCGTCATCGGCCAGATTCGAGAGGTGCAACAGCCGCTGGAGGTCCGCGACCTGCTCCGGATCGCCCCGCGCGATGGCCGCCGGAATGGAGTCCGGCTCGCTGCCGTCGGGCAGCGTGTCCAGCCCGACCGCCGCGAGCAGTTCGTCCGGCTCCGCGGACTCGAGGAGGTCGTTGGCCTCCGCGGCGGTCTCGAGGAGGTCCGCGCCGTCAGAATCGCCGTCCTCGTCGCCGAGCATCGACCCGCTCGAGGTCTCGGCGGCGTTCAGTATCTCGGTCACCCGATCGTGGAGGTCCTGGCTATCCTGGTTCATGGGTTCCCTCGCTGTCCGCGCCGCGGTCCACAGTTCGCCGTTCGCCGATCGCTGCCGTCCGGGCCGCCACTCGAGGGCGGACGGCGACGATTCGGTTTCGGCCGCCGGTCGCTATCCCGCTTCGGCCTCCGCCTCTTCGTCGTCTTCGTCCTCGTCGGTCACCGCCGCGATGATCTCCTCGGTCATCTTCTCGCGGCTGAGGTTCGCCTTCACGTCGACGTCCTTGGCCACCGATTGTAGGTCGTCGTAGGACATGATACCGAGGAAGTCCTCCAAGGTGTCACGCCGCAAGTCCTCGATGTCTTCGACCGACGGCTCGGAGTCGTCGCTCGCTTCCGCTTCGGCCTCTTCGGATTCGTCCTCGGTCGCCTCCGCTTCGTCGCTTTCAGCTTCCGACTCGGCTTCGTCTTCCGATTCAGCTTCGTCACCTCCATCCTCCGACTCGGCCTCGTCTTCCGCCTCCTCCTCGTCGCCTTCATCCTCCGACTCGGAGTCGTCCGCTATTTCTTCCTCCTCACCTTCAGCTTCGGACTCGGCCTCGTCTTCCGCTTCCTCGCCCTCATCCTCTTCCCCCAGAACGTCACCGAGTCCGCTTTCCTCACCGATGCTCTCGACGACCGACTCGATGGTCTCTTGCGTACCGCTCTCGCTTTCGGCTTCCTCGCTCTCGTCGCTCTCGGATTCGCTTTCGTCAGTATCGCTCTCGAGCAGGCCCTCGAGACCGCTCTCTCCGGAGACGCCCTGGGCCAGCGACTTGACCGACTTCTTCGCGTCGTTTTCTTCGACCGTCTCCCGGAGGGAATCACGGATCGCGGCCGTGAGGGACGACTGCATTTCCTTGCGGTTCTTCCCCTCCTCGAGGCCTTCAGCGATCGATTCGTGGATTCCACGGCCGATCGCCCCGCCGAGTTCGCGCCCGACCTGCTCGCCGAGCTCGCGGCCGACCGCTGCGCCGACCTCGCCGCCGTCGATGCTGTCCTCGAGGCTGCCGTCGCCGAGCACGTCGGCCACGTCGAGTTGGTCGCTCACCTCCTTGGCGACCAGCTTCCGCAGTCCGCTCTCAGCCATGGCGCTCACCTCGGGCCGTGACGGACGATCCGCCGTCGGGAAGCTGCTTTCGTACCATGGTTAATCCTCCTCGGCTTCGACGGCGTCCTCTTTCTCGGCCTCGGACTCCTCGCCACTCTCATCGTCCGCCGCGGCTTCGTCCTCTTCGCCGTCCTCGGCCTGGCTGTCGTCGGTGTCCTCATCGCCGGACGCCTCGGATTCGTCATCCACTGATTCGTCCGACTGTTCGTCCTCGACCGATTCGGATTCCTCCTCTTCCTCCGCCGATTCGTTAGCTTCCTCTTCGGTGTCGTCCGCGTCCTCGTCCTCGACCGATTCGTCAGCATCCTCTTCGGCCTCGACTTCTTCTTCCGCAGCCTCTTCTTCGAGACCCTCCGCTTCAGCTTCGGCTTCCTCTTCCTCGGCCGCTTCAGCTTCGGCTTCTTCTTTGTCGCCGAACAGTTCCTCAAGGACCATATCACCGATCGCTCGACCGATGGATTCGCCGATCTTCCGGCCGATGAGCGCGCCGATCTGGGCGCCGATGGCCTCTCCGAGGGGCTGGTCCTCCTCGATCTTGTCCTCCCACTGTGTGCCCTCGATCAGGTCCTCGATGTCGATGTTCTGGGCGACCTTCTCGAAGTCGATGCGCTGGGCCATTGACTTGGACTCGGTGTCGGATTCTCCGCTCATTGTTAGGCTGCCTCCGCTGTTGCGTCTGACTGATCGCCTGTCTCTTCCTGCTCCTCGTCGGGTTCTAGCTGTTCGATTAGCTGCTCGATTACCTCACTGACGACCATCGCCACGATGTCCTCGACCGGCAAGCTCGGTATGAGCCCGGCGAGGCCCTTTTTCGCCCGATTGCCGGCGGCTGAGATCCGCCCGGGTGATTCGGTCGCTTCCTCGTCTTCGTCCGCTTCCTCCGCTTCTTCGTCTTCCGCTACGTCTGCTTCCTCCGGCGGTTCTTCGTCTTCGTCCACCGTCGCTTCGTCCGGAGTCTCTTCTTCGGCTTCTTCCTCCGCTGGTGCTTCTTCTTCGGCCTCGCCGCCGAAGAGCCCGCGGAGCCACTTGACCGGCTTGCCGAGAATCCCCTTCACCCAGCTGAACAGCGAGGAGATCCGGCCACCGGACTCCGCTTCTTCCTCGCCTTCTTCGCCCTCGGCTTCCTCCTCGCCGTTCGCTTCCTCGCCACCGATTCCCAGCAGCCCCAGCAGCTTGCTGAACAGTTCCTTCGGCTTGCTCAGCAGTCCGCGGAGGAACTTCTTGGGCTTCTCGAGGATGCCACTGAGGAGGTCTTTCGCCTTCCCCGGGACCTTCTTGAGCAGTTCGAACGGCTTTTTCAGGAGCTCTTTCGCCTTGTCGATCATCGCACCGGGGCCGTCCAGCAGCCCCGTCACGGCGGACAACAGGTTCCCGAGGAGGTTGTTACTGCCCGGCCGTGCCGACACGTCGAGCTGGACCGGATTCAGGTTGACCTCGAGTCCGAGCAGATCGAGGAAGAGACCGTCGAGATCGAGATGGAGAATGCCGGAAGCATCGTCGCCTTCGTAGACCGCTTCGGCGTCGTCGGCGTGGCCTTCCGCTCGCTTGTCGTCGGTGAGTTCACCGGTTTCGTCTCCGACATCTCGTTCCTCTTCCTCTGCCTCCTCGTCCTCAACCTCTTCTTCTTCAGCTTCTTCCTCCTCTTCGGCTTCCTCGTCCTCAACCCCCTCTTCTTCAGCTTCTTCCTCCTCTTCGG
Above is a genomic segment from Haloterrigena salifodinae containing:
- a CDS encoding DNA primase — translated: MAVEDHSSHRHDGEHAARADRRVLTDGGQAEMAEEGNDEESTADADDASEDDTEEAEAGEEETEEEEEAEEEEAEDEEAEEEEAEEEEVEDEEAEEEEEAEEEGVEDEEAEEEEEAEEEGVEDEEAEEEEEAEEEEVEDEEAEEEERDVGDETGELTDDKRAEGHADDAEAVYEGDDASGILHLDLDGLFLDLLGLEVNLNPVQLDVSARPGSNNLLGNLLSAVTGLLDGPGAMIDKAKELLKKPFELLKKVPGKAKDLLSGILEKPKKFLRGLLSKPKELFSKLLGLLGIGGEEANGEEEAEGEEGEEEAESGGRISSLFSWVKGILGKPVKWLRGLFGGEAEEEAPAEEEAEEETPDEATVDEDEEPPEEADVAEDEEAEEADEDEEATESPGRISAAGNRAKKGLAGLIPSLPVEDIVAMVVSEVIEQLIEQLEPDEEQEETGDQSDATAEAA